The Acidobacteriota bacterium genome window below encodes:
- a CDS encoding H-X9-DG-CTERM domain-containing protein, whose amino-acid sequence MATNETIEMDDLEPVGEVKGGTTIASVTDLTIDPFNSSTSSSSRHPSGINVCLSDGSVR is encoded by the coding sequence ATGGCTACGAATGAAACGATTGAAATGGACGACCTGGAACCGGTTGGTGAGGTCAAGGGTGGCACAACCATCGCGTCCGTTACCGATTTAACCATAGACCCCTTTAACAGCAGCACCTCAAGTAGCAGCCGCCATCCATCTGGAATAAACGTCTGTTTGAGTGATGGTTCTGTACGTTAA
- a CDS encoding autotransporter-associated beta strand repeat-containing protein → MNQPENDNSTVIEDLPVDEARQDHVKGGPTNTYTGVTTINAGTLTIR, encoded by the coding sequence ATGAATCAACCAGAAAACGATAACTCGACGGTCATCGAAGACCTGCCGGTTGATGAGGCGCGGCAGGATCATGTCAAAGGCGGTCCCACTAACACGTATACAGGAGTGACGACCATAAACGCCGGAACCTTGACCATCAGATAG
- a CDS encoding tyrosine-type recombinase/integrase, with protein MRAWAVVCRLAKLSDLHVHNLRHTFGTLAIENGATLPEIKEVMGHKSITSTEGYVHATEAGKNRAVEAVLRKPGHITVTREEIEKRLKIVDG; from the coding sequence TTGCGCGCGTGGGCTGTAGTCTGCCGGCTCGCCAAGCTAAGCGACCTGCACGTTCACAACCTGCGCCATACCTTCGGCACCCTAGCGATTGAAAATGGCGCGACCTTACCGGAGATAAAAGAAGTGATGGGGCATAAATCCATCACCTCAACTGAAGGTTATGTTCACGCCACGGAAGCTGGTAAAAACCGCGCGGTTGAGGCGGTTTTACGAAAGCCCGGTCACATTACGGTCACACGGGAAGAAATAGAGAAACGATTGAAGATTGTAGATGGTTGA
- a CDS encoding DsbA family protein: MNKRFLSLIITATIIAIVSATNTTAQVKRKTKVPAKTGEISKPEREAIENVVREYLIKNPLVVREAMMALQAQEEKQKRETTAANMKLLRSEIYSDADSPVTGNAKGDVTVVVFFDYFCGYCKKTMPGLQTLLANDSSLRIVYKEFPILGAQSLSAARAALAASRQGKYAEFHQALLAAAGAGEDLIKAVSEGLNLDYAKLQKDMSDPKISAALERNIRLAELLNINGTPTYLVGDQLIPGALDSDSLARLIKAERAKSTSSEIENSRAPTKGAN, encoded by the coding sequence ATGAACAAAAGATTTCTTAGTCTTATTATCACCGCAACAATCATCGCTATTGTAAGTGCCACGAACACGACGGCACAGGTAAAGCGGAAGACGAAGGTTCCTGCGAAGACCGGTGAAATCTCAAAACCGGAGCGCGAGGCGATTGAGAATGTTGTCCGTGAATACCTTATCAAGAATCCCTTAGTCGTCCGCGAGGCGATGATGGCATTGCAGGCACAGGAAGAAAAGCAGAAGAGAGAGACGACGGCAGCGAATATGAAGCTGCTTCGATCAGAAATCTACTCGGACGCAGATTCGCCGGTCACCGGCAATGCGAAGGGCGACGTAACGGTTGTTGTATTCTTCGACTATTTTTGCGGCTACTGTAAAAAGACAATGCCAGGTTTGCAGACTTTGTTGGCAAACGATAGCTCGCTGCGGATCGTCTATAAGGAATTTCCGATCCTTGGCGCTCAGTCTCTGAGCGCCGCCCGCGCCGCGCTCGCAGCCAGCCGGCAAGGTAAATATGCCGAATTTCACCAGGCGCTGCTTGCTGCTGCCGGCGCTGGCGAAGACCTGATCAAAGCTGTCTCTGAAGGTCTCAACCTCGACTATGCCAAACTGCAAAAGGATATGTCCGATCCAAAGATCAGCGCGGCGCTCGAGCGCAATATCCGCTTAGCCGAGTTGCTCAATATAAATGGGACGCCGACTTATCTCGTCGGCGACCAGTTAATACCTGGCGCCCTGGATTCTGATTCACTTGCCCGGCTGATAAAAGCTGAACGCGCAAAATCGACAAGCAGCGAGATTGAGAACAGTCGAGCACCTACTAAAGGAGCTAATTAA
- a CDS encoding response regulator transcription factor: MAQMKVLIVDDSQQIRLLLRSFLPLSVDEVFECGDGGKAVALYRKHLPDWVLMDWQMPHKDGIAAIREILAEFPRANICMVTAFNEEELRDAAFAAGASGFVTKSNLFEMETILVDELKP, translated from the coding sequence ATGGCACAAATGAAAGTGTTAATCGTGGATGACAGCCAGCAAATCCGCCTGCTTTTGCGGAGTTTTTTACCGCTCTCGGTTGATGAGGTTTTTGAATGTGGTGATGGCGGTAAAGCGGTTGCGCTCTACCGAAAGCATCTCCCCGATTGGGTCTTGATGGATTGGCAAATGCCTCATAAAGACGGGATCGCCGCGATCCGCGAGATTCTCGCGGAATTTCCCAGAGCCAATATCTGCATGGTCACGGCCTTCAACGAGGAAGAACTTCGCGACGCCGCCTTCGCCGCGGGCGCCAGCGGTTTCGTGACCAAGAGCAACTTATTCGAGATGGAAACCATTCTTGTTGATGAATTGAAACCTTAA
- a CDS encoding response regulator transcription factor gives MNNEITILIADDHPIVRKGLRETIEEESKFMVLAEVKNGQEALEAIEKFAPQITILDVDMPVMNGFEAAREIKAKKLTTEIIFLTMHRDEDLFNEAIDLGAKGFVLKDSALSEIVECIKAVASKNHFTSHALTSFLINRSRRNLQLTEKQPSIGDLTQTERRILKLIAENLTTREIGEQLFISPRTVEKHRSNICEKLDLHGSHALFKFALQHKSELF, from the coding sequence ATGAACAACGAGATTACCATCCTCATTGCCGACGACCATCCGATTGTGCGGAAAGGTCTGCGGGAAACCATTGAAGAAGAGAGTAAATTTATGGTTTTGGCTGAGGTCAAAAACGGGCAGGAAGCCCTCGAAGCCATCGAAAAATTTGCTCCGCAGATTACCATTCTCGATGTTGATATGCCCGTGATGAACGGTTTTGAAGCGGCGCGTGAGATCAAAGCGAAAAAACTCACAACGGAAATTATTTTTCTGACCATGCATCGCGACGAAGATTTATTTAACGAAGCGATTGACCTCGGGGCGAAAGGCTTTGTCCTGAAAGATAGTGCCTTGAGCGAGATTGTCGAATGTATCAAAGCGGTCGCGTCAAAAAATCATTTCACGAGCCACGCATTGACTTCGTTTCTCATCAACCGGAGTCGGCGCAACCTTCAACTCACCGAAAAACAGCCGTCAATTGGTGACCTGACGCAAACCGAACGCCGTATTCTTAAACTAATCGCCGAAAACTTAACGACCAGAGAAATCGGCGAACAGCTTTTCATCAGTCCGCGAACCGTCGAAAAGCACCGCTCGAATATCTGCGAAAAACTCGATCTTCACGGCAGTCATGCGCTTTTCAAATTCGCCCTACAGCATAAATCCGAATTGTTCTAA
- a CDS encoding two-component regulator propeller domain-containing protein, translating to MYIKSRHWSLRFLTLSVYIVVGLSTLAKAQEYGFDTWTTANGLPQNTVTGVAQTPDGYLWLSTFDGLARFDGVRFTIFDKGNTKGILNNRFSGIFVDKDGAVWAAAENGVVTVYRNGAFASYQPPETFGSSIAIVSDGNGNAVIEGADRFYYLRDGKFIPVSDQKEKGVKRFYYGKSGAKWTFERNKVTWQKAGQTTNYALSQPSEYLTLVNSLLAYEDNQGALWIRFKEKLCRLADGKVTTLTKNEIPALKELNLQTIFDDAEGSIWFVFGTANLDAPVNGQLVRFKDGQFTSYNSGKSVPAGPGITDREGNFWLATTTGLRRLRRQLITSLSVKDGLNRNEVYPLLQTSKGDIFIGTVQGVNRYSDGKITNLRLKYTAGFPLYMRGLWEDTSARVWLGYQGEGGFGRFEEPSSVRRIGKNDIPNGATDFASDQAGNIWIATEEGLYKYKDDNEIAHYTVKDGLLNDKIITVHFDRNGSLWLGTFDGLSQFKDGKFFNFGDVENSPRGFVRAIYEDAEGVLWFGTYGDGLVRYKDGKFFNYRVEHGLFNNGVFAILEDGRGNFWMSSNRGIHRVSRQELNEFADGKIPKLNSVSYDEKDGMLNAECNGGRIPSAIKTRDGKLWFATMGGVAIIDPEAEKINPHPPPVVIENISIDRKSVDPNHFQSAIRHPQSAIELSPGQSNLEIHYTGLSLIKSEQIKFKYKLEGFEENWVEAGRERIANYSYLPHGEYRFRVIAANANGVWNTDGAMVKIIVHPYFYQTWWFRVLAALAVALITGLIYYNRVSHLRTIAETKTAFSRQLIESQEAERKRIAAELHDGLGQSLVIIKNRAMLGIKKGDDKARVAKELDRISESATLALDEVREITNNLRPQLLDRLGLTKALISMCKKISGVVEVECEVASIDNLFNESEEISFYRIVQESLNNIIKHANASSASVKIKRTESRIMITIEDNGKGFEVENIKSGGLGLVGLRERAQLLNGEFSIQSKIGKGTSIQVEIRLV from the coding sequence ATGTATATCAAGTCACGACATTGGAGTTTAAGATTCCTGACGCTATCCGTTTATATCGTCGTTGGTTTATCCACTTTGGCGAAGGCTCAGGAATACGGCTTTGACACCTGGACGACCGCAAACGGCTTGCCGCAAAACACTGTCACGGGGGTCGCGCAAACGCCCGATGGTTATTTGTGGCTTTCGACGTTTGACGGGCTGGCGCGATTTGACGGCGTGCGTTTTACGATTTTTGATAAAGGCAACACGAAAGGCATTCTCAACAATCGGTTCTCAGGGATTTTTGTTGACAAAGACGGCGCGGTCTGGGCGGCGGCTGAAAATGGCGTGGTCACGGTTTATCGAAACGGCGCGTTCGCTTCGTATCAGCCTCCCGAAACCTTTGGCAGTTCAATCGCTATTGTTTCGGATGGGAATGGAAATGCCGTTATCGAGGGCGCTGACAGATTTTATTATTTGCGGGATGGCAAGTTTATTCCGGTTTCCGACCAAAAAGAAAAAGGCGTCAAACGTTTTTATTATGGAAAATCGGGGGCGAAATGGACGTTTGAACGAAACAAAGTGACGTGGCAGAAAGCCGGACAGACGACAAATTATGCTCTCAGTCAGCCGTCTGAATATCTAACTTTAGTCAATAGTTTGCTGGCTTACGAAGATAACCAAGGTGCTTTATGGATTAGGTTCAAAGAGAAACTTTGCCGCCTCGCGGACGGGAAAGTAACGACGTTGACGAAAAATGAAATTCCCGCTTTGAAAGAATTGAATCTCCAAACGATTTTCGATGATGCAGAAGGAAGCATTTGGTTCGTTTTCGGGACGGCAAATCTGGACGCGCCGGTTAACGGGCAATTGGTAAGATTTAAGGACGGGCAATTCACTTCGTATAACTCAGGCAAATCTGTTCCGGCAGGCCCCGGTATTACTGACCGCGAAGGCAATTTTTGGTTGGCGACAACCACCGGACTGCGTCGTTTGCGGCGACAGCTTATTACTTCTTTATCCGTGAAAGACGGTCTCAACAGAAATGAAGTTTATCCTCTGCTGCAAACCAGCAAAGGAGATATTTTCATCGGCACGGTACAAGGCGTTAATCGTTACTCGGACGGAAAAATTACGAATTTAAGACTTAAATATACAGCGGGGTTTCCGCTTTATATGCGCGGTTTGTGGGAAGACACCTCGGCGCGGGTTTGGCTCGGTTATCAAGGCGAAGGCGGATTCGGGCGATTTGAAGAGCCTTCGTCCGTCAGGCGAATTGGTAAAAACGATATTCCAAACGGAGCGACCGATTTTGCTTCCGACCAGGCAGGCAATATCTGGATAGCAACTGAAGAAGGCTTATACAAATATAAAGACGACAACGAAATTGCTCATTACACGGTCAAAGACGGTTTGCTAAATGACAAAATAATAACAGTTCACTTTGACCGCAACGGCAGCCTTTGGTTAGGGACATTTGACGGATTATCGCAATTCAAAGACGGCAAGTTTTTCAATTTCGGCGATGTCGAAAACAGTCCGCGAGGATTCGTCCGTGCCATTTACGAAGATGCAGAAGGCGTTTTGTGGTTCGGGACTTATGGCGATGGCTTAGTTCGATATAAGGACGGCAAGTTTTTCAATTACCGCGTCGAACACGGGCTTTTCAACAACGGCGTTTTTGCGATTCTTGAAGATGGTCGCGGCAATTTTTGGATGTCCTCGAATCGCGGTATTCATCGTGTAAGCCGTCAGGAGTTGAATGAGTTTGCTGACGGTAAAATTCCCAAACTCAACAGCGTTTCTTACGACGAAAAAGACGGAATGCTCAATGCCGAATGCAACGGCGGCAGGATTCCTTCGGCAATAAAAACCAGAGACGGCAAACTCTGGTTTGCGACCATGGGCGGAGTCGCCATCATTGACCCCGAAGCCGAAAAAATCAATCCGCATCCGCCGCCTGTCGTCATCGAAAACATTTCAATAGATAGAAAATCTGTTGACCCAAATCATTTTCAATCCGCAATCCGCCATCCGCAATCCGCAATCGAACTGAGTCCGGGACAATCGAATCTTGAAATCCATTACACAGGTTTGAGTTTGATTAAATCCGAACAGATAAAATTCAAATACAAACTTGAAGGGTTTGAAGAAAATTGGGTTGAAGCCGGACGAGAGCGCATAGCGAATTATTCATATTTGCCGCACGGCGAATATCGGTTTCGCGTCATCGCCGCCAACGCCAACGGCGTTTGGAACACGGACGGCGCGATGGTGAAAATCATCGTGCATCCGTATTTTTATCAAACCTGGTGGTTTCGTGTTTTGGCGGCATTAGCGGTTGCGCTCATCACAGGTTTGATCTATTACAACCGCGTCTCGCATCTACGAACCATTGCCGAAACCAAAACCGCTTTTTCGCGGCAGTTGATCGAATCGCAGGAAGCCGAACGTAAACGCATCGCCGCCGAATTGCACGACGGTTTGGGGCAAAGTTTGGTGATTATCAAAAATCGGGCGATGCTCGGCATCAAAAAGGGTGATGATAAAGCGCGGGTTGCCAAAGAACTCGACAGGATTTCCGAATCGGCAACTCTGGCGCTTGATGAAGTGCGCGAGATAACCAACAATCTGCGCCCGCAACTGCTTGACCGGTTGGGTCTGACGAAGGCTTTGATCTCAATGTGCAAGAAAATCTCGGGTGTCGTCGAGGTCGAATGCGAGGTCGCCTCGATTGATAATCTTTTCAATGAAAGCGAAGAAATCAGCTTTTATCGAATCGTTCAGGAATCCTTGAATAACATTATCAAACATGCCAACGCCTCAAGCGCGAGCGTGAAAATCAAACGAACCGAAAGCCGGATTATGATTACCATTGAAGATAACGGGAAGGGTTTTGAAGTCGAAAATATCAAATCCGGCGGACTCGGGTTGGTCGGGTTGCGGGAAAGGGCACAGTTGTTAAACGGCGAGTTTTCGATTCAATCGAAGATCGGCAAAGGAACATCCATTCAAGTCGAAATCCGTCTTGTTTGA
- a CDS encoding LpqB family beta-propeller domain-containing protein translates to MNHRKYFFCLMLTLAMISSIALRQPTEAQTSANRAVTALPSFYEPAISPDRNEIAFVSGGDIWTVPTAGGEARLLVSHPATESRPLYSPDGKRLAFVSARTGNGDIYILNLSTGDLQRLTFDDAAEQLNNWSRDGKWLYFHSGSKEISGRGDIYRVSIDGGTPMQVTADRYTNEFFAAPAPDGSTLAFNARGNASAQWWRKGHSHLDESEIWLMREGEASTYERLTEGGAKELWAMWGVDGKNIYYVSDRSGAQNLWTRPLKGQARQLTQFKDGRVLYPTISYDGKTIVFERDFGIWKFDTANHQASEVNITRRGAASAAAVEHLTLTSQFNELALSPDGKKVAFIARGEIFAASAKDGGDGARVTNTPAPESHIVWLADSKRLVYASTRDGAPHLFLYDFAQNKETQLTNGASADTLPAVSPDGKMVAFVRDAKALRVIDLESKQERELATGFLDRPPFDPDRPIIWSPDSRWIAFMNVGERAFKNIQVVQAAGGTSKPISFLSNAFSNAMAWSPDGTYILFNSSQRTESPSLARIDLLPRTPKFREDQFTALFKDTTPRTQPPRTPAPQDNTPTAQPNKEEPKKDNSKNVEIVFEGINRRLNILPIGVDVNSFTISPDGKTLLMQASGSGQFNLYTYPLDELTRENAVARQLTTTPGFKTDAQFTPDGREVFYLEGGRINIITLDNRQSRPLAVTAEMDVDFAKEKHEVFRQAWTLLRDNFYDANFHGANWEAVRETFAPHIAGARTGDELRRLINLMVGELNASHLGINPPFNQAAQTSAVGRPGLRFDRATYEASGKLRITEVIALSPAAIANIKTGEYLIAVDGTTINARTNLDELLTNKVNRRVALTIAASADGATSREVAIKPVSNGTEAGLLYRDWVAKNRAYVDRASQGRLGYVHIPDMSDASLAQLYVDLDAENHRREGVVVDIRNNNGGFVNVYAIDVFARRGYITMTPRGYPSSPMRTMNGQRALELPTILITNQHSLSDAEDFTEGYRSLKLGKVVGEPTSGWIIYTWNLGLIDGSTFRVPRMKCEDSNGKNMELVPRPVDIPVSRPIGETYTDRDSQLDTAVRELTKQLGAKK, encoded by the coding sequence ATGAATCACCGCAAATATTTTTTCTGTCTCATGCTGACTCTGGCAATGATTAGTTCAATCGCTCTACGACAACCCACCGAGGCGCAAACTTCGGCTAACCGCGCGGTCACTGCCCTGCCTTCGTTTTATGAACCGGCAATCTCTCCAGACCGCAATGAAATCGCTTTCGTTTCGGGCGGCGACATCTGGACAGTGCCAACCGCAGGCGGCGAAGCGCGGCTGCTGGTTTCCCATCCGGCAACCGAATCGCGCCCGCTCTATTCGCCCGACGGCAAACGTCTCGCCTTCGTATCGGCGCGCACCGGCAATGGCGACATCTATATCCTCAATCTCTCGACAGGCGATTTGCAACGACTCACATTCGACGACGCAGCAGAACAACTCAACAACTGGTCGCGGGATGGCAAATGGCTCTACTTTCATTCCGGCAGCAAAGAGATTTCCGGGCGCGGCGACATCTATCGCGTCAGCATCGACGGCGGCACGCCTATGCAAGTGACTGCCGACCGTTACACCAATGAATTTTTTGCAGCCCCCGCACCCGATGGCTCAACCCTTGCCTTCAATGCGCGCGGCAACGCTTCGGCGCAATGGTGGCGCAAGGGTCATTCGCACCTCGATGAATCGGAAATCTGGCTCATGCGCGAAGGCGAAGCCAGCACCTATGAACGCCTCACCGAAGGCGGCGCGAAAGAGTTGTGGGCAATGTGGGGCGTCGACGGAAAAAATATTTATTACGTCTCAGACCGCAGCGGCGCGCAAAACCTCTGGACGCGCCCGCTCAAAGGTCAAGCGCGGCAACTGACGCAATTCAAAGACGGGCGAGTGCTCTATCCGACGATTTCTTACGATGGCAAAACCATCGTTTTTGAACGCGATTTCGGCATCTGGAAATTTGATACGGCAAACCATCAAGCCAGCGAAGTCAACATCACGCGACGCGGCGCTGCCTCCGCCGCCGCGGTTGAACACCTGACCCTCACTTCACAATTCAATGAACTGGCGCTGTCGCCCGATGGCAAAAAAGTGGCGTTCATCGCGCGCGGCGAAATTTTTGCCGCCTCTGCCAAAGATGGCGGCGACGGGGCGCGCGTCACGAATACGCCCGCGCCCGAATCCCATATCGTGTGGCTCGCAGACAGCAAGCGCCTCGTCTATGCTTCGACACGCGATGGCGCGCCGCATCTTTTCCTATATGACTTCGCGCAAAATAAAGAGACCCAACTCACAAACGGCGCGAGCGCAGACACTTTGCCTGCGGTGTCGCCCGATGGCAAGATGGTTGCCTTCGTTCGTGATGCGAAAGCCTTGCGGGTTATCGACCTCGAATCGAAACAAGAGCGTGAGTTGGCAACCGGCTTTCTCGACCGCCCGCCGTTTGACCCGGATCGCCCAATCATCTGGTCGCCCGACAGTCGTTGGATTGCCTTTATGAATGTCGGCGAACGCGCATTTAAAAATATTCAGGTGGTTCAAGCCGCAGGCGGAACCAGTAAACCCATCAGCTTCCTGAGCAACGCCTTTTCAAATGCGATGGCTTGGAGTCCCGACGGCACTTACATTTTATTCAATAGCAGTCAGCGCACCGAATCGCCGAGCCTGGCGCGCATCGATTTGTTGCCGCGCACTCCGAAATTCCGCGAAGACCAGTTCACCGCTTTATTCAAAGACACCACGCCGCGCACCCAGCCGCCACGCACCCCTGCGCCGCAGGACAATACGCCAACCGCGCAACCCAACAAAGAAGAACCGAAAAAAGATAACTCGAAAAATGTGGAAATCGTTTTTGAGGGCATCAACCGCCGCTTGAACATTCTGCCGATTGGCGTTGATGTCAACTCGTTCACCATCAGTCCCGATGGCAAAACTTTGTTGATGCAGGCAAGCGGCTCAGGTCAGTTCAATCTCTATACCTATCCGCTTGATGAACTGACGCGGGAAAACGCGGTCGCAAGGCAACTCACCACCACACCCGGCTTTAAAACCGACGCCCAATTTACCCCTGATGGTCGTGAAGTTTTTTACCTCGAAGGCGGACGCATCAACATCATCACCCTGGACAATCGGCAATCGCGCCCGCTTGCGGTCACTGCCGAAATGGATGTCGATTTCGCCAAAGAAAAACACGAAGTCTTCAGGCAGGCGTGGACGCTTTTACGCGATAATTTTTATGACGCCAATTTTCACGGCGCGAACTGGGAAGCGGTGCGCGAAACCTTTGCGCCGCATATTGCCGGCGCGCGCACCGGCGATGAACTGCGCCGCCTGATTAATTTGATGGTCGGCGAATTGAACGCTTCGCATCTCGGCATCAATCCGCCATTCAACCAAGCCGCGCAAACTTCAGCAGTCGGCAGACCCGGTCTACGCTTTGACCGCGCAACCTATGAGGCATCAGGGAAACTAAGAATCACCGAAGTCATCGCGCTTTCGCCCGCGGCGATTGCCAATATCAAAACGGGCGAATACCTCATCGCGGTTGACGGCACAACCATCAATGCGCGAACCAACCTCGATGAACTGCTCACCAATAAAGTCAATCGCCGCGTGGCGCTCACCATCGCGGCTTCCGCCGACGGCGCAACCTCCCGCGAAGTCGCCATCAAACCGGTGAGCAACGGCACAGAAGCGGGACTGCTTTATCGCGATTGGGTCGCCAAAAATCGCGCGTATGTTGACCGCGCAAGCCAGGGGCGGCTCGGCTATGTGCATATTCCAGATATGTCCGACGCTTCGCTTGCGCAACTCTATGTTGACCTCGACGCCGAAAATCACCGACGCGAAGGGGTCGTGGTTGATATTCGCAACAACAACGGCGGCTTTGTGAATGTTTACGCCATTGATGTGTTTGCGCGGCGCGGCTATATCACCATGACGCCGCGCGGCTATCCGTCATCGCCGATGCGCACCATGAATGGGCAACGCGCACTGGAACTTCCGACTATTTTAATCACCAATCAACATTCGCTTTCCGATGCCGAAGATTTCACCGAAGGCTACCGCAGTTTGAAACTCGGTAAAGTCGTCGGCGAACCGACCTCGGGGTGGATCATTTATACCTGGAATCTCGGCTTGATTGACGGCTCGACGTTTCGCGTGCCGCGCATGAAATGCGAAGACAGCAATGGCAAAAACATGGAACTGGTGCCGCGTCCGGTCGATATTCCGGTATCGCGTCCGATTGGCGAAACCTACACCGATAGGGATTCGCAACTCGATACCGCGGTTCGCGAATTAACGAAACAACTCGGCGCGAAAAAATGA
- a CDS encoding nuclear transport factor 2 family protein, with protein MATPEQINEIVAAYFAATRAMDKAAWLATFAEDGVSIDPVGAPPMDTNEKRAAFFDGIVGAFETVGLSEQEIYLADNSAAVKWTGQGTGKNGREVSFAGIDVFEINDQGKIHSIRGYWNPAAMMAELLG; from the coding sequence TTGGCAACCCCTGAACAGATAAACGAAATCGTTGCGGCTTATTTTGCTGCAACCCGCGCGATGGATAAAGCGGCTTGGCTTGCGACTTTTGCCGAAGACGGTGTGAGCATTGACCCGGTTGGCGCGCCGCCAATGGATACGAATGAAAAACGCGCAGCATTTTTTGACGGTATTGTCGGCGCATTTGAAACCGTGGGTCTAAGCGAACAGGAAATTTATCTTGCAGACAACAGCGCCGCTGTGAAATGGACGGGGCAAGGCACAGGCAAAAACGGGCGCGAAGTGAGCTTTGCAGGCATAGATGTTTTTGAAATTAATGACCAAGGCAAAATACACAGCATACGCGGCTATTGGAACCCTGCGGCAATGATGGCGGAATTGCTGGGCTAA